The following proteins are co-located in the Eleginops maclovinus isolate JMC-PN-2008 ecotype Puerto Natales chromosome 1, JC_Emac_rtc_rv5, whole genome shotgun sequence genome:
- the LOC134870869 gene encoding LOW QUALITY PROTEIN: mitochondrial import inner membrane translocase subunit Tim17-B-like (The sequence of the model RefSeq protein was modified relative to this genomic sequence to represent the inferred CDS: inserted 2 bases in 1 codon), which translates to MEEYAREPCPWRVVDDCGGAFTMVAIGGGVFQAIKGFRNAPAVSIPQNNDDFXLKALVNRALIFQGVGHRLRGSANAVRIRAPQIGGSFAVWGGLFSTIDCGLVRLRGKEDPWNSITSGALTGAILAARSGPLTMVGSAMMGGILLALIEGFGILLTRYTAQQFRNPLPFAEDPSQLPPKD; encoded by the exons ATGGAGGAGTATGCTCGAGAACCCTG TCCCTGGAGGGTAGTGGATGACTGTGGAGGGGCTTTTACTATGGTGGCAATCGGAGGAGGGGTGTTCCAGGCGATCAAGGGCTTTCGTAATGCCCCTGCTGTGAGTATACCACAAAATAATGATGACTT TTTAAAGGCATTGGTAAACAGAGCTTTAATATTTCAGGGTGTCGGACACAGACTGAGAGGAAGTGCCAACGCAGTGAGAATCAGAGCTCCGCAGATTGGAG GTAGCTTTGCTGTATGGGGGGGTCTCTTCTCCACCATCGACTGTGGTTTGGTTCGTCTGAGGGGTAAAGAAGATCCGTGGAACTCAATAACCAGCGGCGCGCTGACCGGAGCCATCCTGGCCGCACGCA GTGGGCCGTTAACCATGGTGGGCTCTGCCATGATGGGGGGGATTCTGCTCGCCCTCATTGAAGGATTCGGGATCCTCCTCACCAGATATACAGCGCAGCAGTTTAGGAACC CTCTTCCCTTTGCAGAGGACCCGAGTCAGTTACCTCCGAAGGACTGA
- the pqbp1 gene encoding polyglutamine-binding protein 1 encodes MPLPAALLARLAKRGIVKPSDQEGDEEIIAEDYDDNNVDYESTRVENLPPNWYKVFDPACGLPYYWNAETDLVAWLSPNDPSTVVTKPAKKIRVEVVEERAERPFEKIEREREREKERERERERDREREEVRDRDRRKPRREEIAPYSKNKRGRKEDEMDPMDPSAYSDAPRGTWSTGLPKRNEAKTGADTTAAGPLFQQRPYPSPGAVLRANAANQIPKE; translated from the exons atgcCTCTTCCTGCAGCGCTGCTGGCCCGCTTGGCCAAGAGAGGGATCGTCAAACCGTCAGATCAAG AGGGCGATGAGGAGATTATTGCTGAAGACTACGACGACAACAACGTAGATTATGAATCCACCAGAGTGGAGAATCTGCCGCCAAACTGGTATAAAGTGTTCGACCCTGCCTG TGGTCTTCCTTATTACTGGAACGCGGAGACAGATCTGGTGGCCTGGCTGTCCCCAAATGACCCGAGTACAGTGGTGACAAAACCTGCCAAGAAAATCAGAg TCGAGGTCGTGGAGGAGAGAGCGGAGAGGCCGTTCGAGAAGATcgagagagagcgggagagagagaaggagcggGAGAGGGAACGggagagagaccgagagagggaggaggtgagggaCAGAGACCGGAGGAAGCCCAGGAGGGAGGAGATAGCTCCGTACAGCAAGAACAAAAGAG GGAGGAAAGAGGATGAGATGGACCCCATGGATCCGAGTGCTTACTCTGACGCCCCGAG GGGCACGTGGTCTACTGGCCTGCCGAAGCGTAATGAAGCGAAGACGGGGGCCGACACCACGGCGGCGGGGCCTCTGTTCCAGCAGCGGCCGTACCCGAGTCCAGGCGCCGTGCTCCGAGCTAACGCCGCTAACCAGATCCCCAAAGAGTGA
- the gpkow gene encoding G-patch domain and KOW motifs-containing protein: MASHGEDVSEDQTERKPAAVSFGFTKTVSKFKPSSVEGVINKEEKDYLTGIDRKELQSTKPSEKPRELIIPLIQKNRWHRLDRAAPSEPSAGSEGKTQEAPQDNDSVESQAVKELIEDSRRQLEEWQNGSQPENLNLAIPLLMQNKVPDGFEDGDHVKVDLRPESSTEADYECVPVAAYGIAMLKGMGWNKEEGIGRTFKQHVKPIESQLRPKGLGLGADRAAVKDLEPTRHKRPPKPGDEPEKAEELVMGPGGYVLVQSGAHKELYGKIEGVDADNARVVVKLSIGGRSATISQYAMKLVGRQEYEKNCKDISRLSRAHKEKEKEKEREKEQQRREERESRSKSDKNSERDERKRKQRESSKDRDRPPVKEARRPPPPPSWLQRDLKVRFIDKSFKGGKYYNSKMRIEDVLSPNTCVCRTEEGRLLDDVKQSMLETIIPKHESESIMVVLGEHRGQVGRILQRDKNKCRAMVQLDRHEEKLFTLDYDIICHYVGETDH, from the exons ATGGCGTCGCACGGGGAAGATGTTTCTGAGGACCAAACAGAGCGAAAACCCGCCGCGGTGTCTTTTGGATTTACTAAAACAGTTAGCAAATTCAAACCTTCTTCTGTGGAAGGAGTGataaacaaagaggagaaagatTACTTGACGGGAATTGACAGGAAAGAATTGCAGAG TACCAAGCCATCAGAGAAGCCCAGAGAGCTGATCATCCCTCTGATCCAGAAGAACCGCTGGCACCGGCTGGACCGAGCGGCCCCCAGCGAGCCGAGCGCCGGGAGTGAAGGCAAAACACAGGAAGCTCCTCAGGATAATGACTCTGTGGAGTCCCAGGCTGTCAAAGAGCTCATTGAAG ACTCGAGGAGGCAGCTGGAGGAGTGGCAGAACGGCTCTCAGCCAGAGAACCTGAACCTCGCCATCCCCCTGTTGATGCAGAACAAAGTCCCTGACGGCTTCGAGGACGGAGACCACGTGAAGGTGGATCTGCGGCCTGAATCC TCGACAGAGGCGGACTATGAGTGCGTTCCTGTGGCGGCGTATGGAATCGCTATGCTGAAAGGGATGGGCTGGAACAAAGAGGAAGGCATCGGACGCACCTTCAAACA GCATGTGAAGCCGATCGAGAGCCAGCTCCGCCCCAAAGGTCTGGGTCTGGGCGCCGATCGTGCAGCCGTAAAGGACCTGGAGCCCACCCGACACAAGCGCCCCCCCAAGCCCGGCGATGAGCCTGAGAAGGCGGAGGAGCTGGTGATGGGGCCCGGAGGCTACGTGCTGGTGCAGTCAGGGGCCCACAAAGAACTCTACGGCAAG ATTGAAGGCGTGGACGCCGACAACGCTCGGGTGGTGGTGAAGCTGTCTATCGGCGGCAGGTCTGCCACAATCAGCCAGTACGCTATGAAGCTGGTGGGACGGCAAGAATACGAGAAAAACTGCAAAGACATCA GTCGCCTCAGCAGAGCCcacaaagagaaggagaaggagaaagagcgagagaaggagcagcagagacgggaggagagagagagccgGAGTAAGAGCGACAAGAATTCAGAGAGagacgagaggaagaggaaacaaagagaatCCAGCAAAGACAG AGACAGGCCTCCGGTGAAAGAGGCGAGGCGACCCCCGCCACCCCCTTCCTGGCTGCAGAGAGATTTGAAAGTTCGCTTTATAGACAAATCCTTCAAAGGAGGCAAATACTACAACTCAAAG ATGCGTATAGAGGACGTCCTGTCACCCAACACCTGTGTGTGTCGAACTGAGGAGGGACGCCTGTTAGACG ATGTGAAGCAGAGCATGCTGGAAACCATCATTCCCAAACACGAGTCTGAGTCTATAATGGTTGTACTGGGCGAGCACAGAGGACAG gTGGGCCGTATCCTCCAGCGGGACAAGAACAAGTGTAGAGCGATGGTGCAACTCGACCGACACGAGGAGAAGCTGTTCACGCTGGATTATGACATCATCTGTCACTACGTGGGAGAAACGGACCACTGA